The proteins below come from a single Corynebacterium glyciniphilum AJ 3170 genomic window:
- a CDS encoding CPBP family intramembrane glutamic endopeptidase translates to MKRSDQRALRWELVIVLAVTFGASGVRSALRLLEAATMPEDLNEQSTTLNARQSTLTWLDPAFQLVSTGVLVAWGGLALFLLLRHVPPALSGVPGSSFRPRWRDALPGAGLAALIGIPGLAFYVGAVQLGLSKEVIPTGLDRSIQDLLLLILNSWANGFAEEILVVAWLCCRLRQLRVPWVWIFLASAVLRGSYHLYQGYSAGLGNMVMGLVFVWFFYRTGRVWPLIIAHGVIDTVAFVGYQILGSTPGL, encoded by the coding sequence ATGAAGCGGTCCGATCAACGTGCGCTCCGGTGGGAGCTGGTCATCGTCCTCGCTGTCACCTTCGGTGCCTCCGGGGTTCGCTCGGCGTTACGGCTCCTCGAGGCAGCCACGATGCCGGAAGACCTCAACGAACAGAGCACCACTCTCAATGCTCGCCAGTCGACCCTGACCTGGCTCGATCCCGCATTCCAGTTGGTCTCCACCGGTGTTCTCGTCGCATGGGGCGGGTTGGCGCTGTTCCTGCTGCTACGGCATGTTCCTCCCGCATTGTCCGGGGTACCTGGGAGCTCCTTCCGCCCCCGGTGGCGCGACGCCCTCCCCGGGGCCGGCCTGGCCGCACTGATAGGTATCCCCGGGCTGGCCTTCTATGTCGGAGCGGTTCAGCTGGGGCTGTCCAAGGAGGTCATCCCGACCGGATTGGACCGCAGCATCCAGGACCTGCTGCTGCTGATCCTGAACTCCTGGGCGAACGGCTTCGCCGAGGAGATCCTCGTGGTGGCATGGCTGTGCTGCCGACTCCGCCAACTCCGGGTGCCGTGGGTGTGGATCTTCCTGGCATCGGCGGTACTGCGCGGAAGCTACCATCTCTACCAGGGGTATTCCGCCGGTCTGGGCAACATGGTGATGGGGCTGGTGTTTGTCTGGTTCTTCTATCGCACCGGCCGGGTGTGGCCGTTGATCATCGCACACGGGGTGATCGACACCGTGGCGTTCGTGGGCTACCAGATACTGGGCTCCACGCCGGGCCTGTGA
- a CDS encoding septum formation family protein produces MPSSTPPSASDRPADARARKGRRRTVTVLLTAALAGAVGAGAYEYFAPQGATVVAQRGADRTEEAPELVAFTDADTADCVNWSQDGDIATDFAVVDCASPHRFEVSTREDLSQYPTSEFGPDAPQPDLERQGQLTSELCEGPTRTYLDGRLDPQGRYSIVPILPPEAAWDGGDRTMLCGVAVPQADGNYAEATGRAAETDQSPAEPAETCMRAQGDAVDVADCDRPYSWQVTSVVNLGDTFNGAWPTIEQQNDHLDDVCTAAAIEFLGGGDDENLYQSTLTPFWTTLPQESWNAGSRTVNCALTKAREGGGFADLQGDVRGDFTIDGNPPADQPERNPRRDNNSNSDSASGSEAP; encoded by the coding sequence ATGCCGTCCAGCACCCCGCCCTCCGCATCCGACCGTCCTGCCGACGCACGCGCCCGCAAAGGCCGCCGCAGGACGGTCACCGTGCTACTCACGGCCGCCCTCGCCGGCGCAGTGGGCGCCGGGGCGTACGAGTACTTCGCGCCGCAGGGGGCAACCGTGGTCGCACAGCGCGGGGCGGACCGGACCGAGGAGGCCCCGGAACTGGTGGCGTTCACCGACGCCGACACCGCCGACTGCGTGAACTGGTCCCAGGACGGCGACATCGCCACCGACTTCGCGGTCGTGGACTGCGCCTCACCGCACCGCTTCGAGGTCTCCACCCGTGAAGACCTCTCGCAGTACCCGACCAGCGAGTTCGGGCCGGACGCCCCGCAGCCCGACCTGGAGCGGCAGGGACAGCTGACCTCCGAACTGTGCGAAGGCCCGACCCGCACCTACCTCGACGGCCGTCTCGACCCGCAGGGACGGTACTCCATCGTCCCCATTCTGCCGCCGGAGGCCGCGTGGGACGGCGGCGACCGCACAATGCTGTGCGGGGTGGCCGTGCCCCAGGCCGACGGCAACTATGCCGAAGCCACGGGCCGCGCCGCGGAGACCGACCAGTCACCCGCTGAACCGGCGGAGACCTGCATGCGCGCCCAGGGTGATGCGGTGGACGTCGCTGACTGTGACCGCCCGTACTCCTGGCAGGTGACCTCGGTGGTGAATCTCGGGGATACCTTCAATGGGGCGTGGCCGACGATTGAGCAGCAGAACGACCATCTCGACGACGTGTGTACCGCAGCTGCCATCGAGTTCCTCGGCGGCGGAGACGACGAGAACCTCTACCAGTCCACGCTGACTCCGTTCTGGACGACCCTTCCGCAGGAGTCCTGGAACGCCGGGTCACGCACCGTCAACTGTGCGCTGACCAAGGCCCGCGAGGGTGGCGGCTTCGCCGACCTGCAGGGAGATGTCCGCGGCGACTTCACCATCGACGGCAATCCGCCGGCGGACCAGCCTGAACGTAATCCGCGCCGCGACAACAACAGCAACTCCGATTCCGCCTCCGGCAGCGAGGCACCGTGA
- a CDS encoding amidase family protein yields the protein MKPPPPREGAAGTDGTGSTASAGSTEAVSLRLARLSARTGLSPEELGVARIYDRAHEDRREHGPLRGLDVLVKDLNRVGGEVTTFGSVGHAVVAETDDTAVTRLLEEGARLVGASVTAEFGATVYTEPAHGPGPVNPIDRRMTSGGSSSGAAVAVARGIVDVAHASDGGGSIRVPAAAVGLPGLKPAHNVDNGGLPNPAAQGFIARDLDLTARAYGISGRSSPSSPPSPTRPLRLGHTNRPFHTTTAVEPTVANATAAAASLLVTHPAVSGVRPVTAPYPVEHFDVYSRVMAARCRDLPDPATTMPTWLRQQGLDLTPAEIAAATDAVSALPGDILTAWDGDADGPVDVVVTPMLACAPPRIGAFSRAPGPETRDPAADFQAQTAWTPWATLWNLTGWAGLSVPLVSPDAAPGRWPVSVHLGAVADRVSAAELLDLAHHLQETMARMVDADASVLDAVTLAGPGDLDALIEAPSRDGQ from the coding sequence ATGAAACCCCCACCACCCAGGGAAGGCGCTGCCGGCACGGACGGCACCGGCAGTACCGCCAGTGCCGGCAGTACCGAGGCCGTGTCGCTGCGACTCGCGCGCCTGAGCGCACGCACCGGATTGTCCCCCGAAGAACTGGGGGTGGCCAGGATCTACGACAGGGCTCACGAAGATCGTCGGGAGCACGGCCCGCTGCGCGGACTGGACGTTCTGGTCAAGGACCTCAACCGGGTCGGCGGTGAGGTCACGACCTTCGGCTCTGTCGGACACGCCGTGGTGGCGGAGACCGACGACACCGCCGTGACCCGGCTGTTGGAGGAAGGTGCCAGACTGGTCGGTGCCAGCGTCACCGCCGAATTCGGGGCGACGGTCTACACCGAACCCGCGCACGGTCCTGGGCCGGTGAATCCGATCGACCGGCGAATGACGTCCGGCGGGTCCTCGTCCGGCGCTGCGGTGGCCGTGGCACGGGGCATCGTCGACGTCGCCCACGCCAGCGACGGCGGCGGGTCAATCCGCGTGCCCGCCGCAGCCGTGGGACTACCCGGGCTGAAACCCGCACACAACGTGGACAACGGCGGTCTGCCGAATCCGGCGGCGCAGGGATTCATCGCCCGCGATCTCGACCTCACCGCCCGCGCCTACGGGATCTCCGGGAGGTCTTCCCCGTCCTCCCCGCCGTCCCCGACGCGCCCGCTACGGCTGGGGCACACCAACCGTCCGTTCCACACCACCACCGCAGTAGAGCCGACGGTAGCCAACGCCACGGCGGCAGCCGCGTCTCTTCTGGTCACCCACCCCGCTGTCAGCGGTGTCCGACCGGTGACGGCCCCGTACCCGGTGGAGCACTTCGACGTGTACTCGCGCGTCATGGCGGCCCGGTGCCGCGACCTGCCTGATCCTGCGACGACGATGCCGACGTGGTTGAGGCAACAGGGCCTGGACCTCACCCCTGCTGAGATCGCCGCCGCCACCGACGCGGTGTCTGCACTGCCCGGGGATATCCTCACTGCATGGGACGGTGACGCCGACGGACCTGTGGACGTGGTCGTAACTCCGATGCTGGCATGTGCCCCACCCCGGATCGGCGCCTTCTCCCGCGCACCGGGACCGGAGACCCGTGATCCCGCTGCAGACTTCCAGGCGCAGACCGCGTGGACGCCCTGGGCCACACTCTGGAACCTCACGGGGTGGGCGGGGCTCTCCGTGCCCCTGGTGTCCCCCGACGCCGCGCCCGGTCGGTGGCCGGTCTCGGTACACCTGGGCGCTGTCGCCGACCGGGTCTCTGCGGCTGAACTCCTGGACCTGGCACACCACCTGCAGGAGACCATGGCGCGGATGGTGGACGCCGACGCATCCGTGCTCGACGCCGTCACCCTTGCCGGCCCCGGTGATCTCGATGCATTGATCGAGGCCCCCTCCAGGGACGGGCAATGA
- a CDS encoding histidine phosphatase family protein codes for MSRLLLIRHGQTTSNVNHALDTSLPGAALTELGWSQARAAGERLAREWAGDRAEERDRQDAPLAMVSSQALRARQTAAGIALGGSGRGLHLERTAPGSDFADALSQLAELEVTDGLAHGEEGPEESTTAGAPAALGGGTGTRPTLTDGAAAALHRPLPLVMPGAVPGISEIPAGQYEMRMDPDAHYGYHRTFAEWLGGSMDLPVPGASTGREVVGRYLGTLLPVLSTAQRAGSDLAVVSHGAVIRLIAAYLGRVDPEFAVRTLLPNTLRVDLEVPDLGGSLRPEDLSEVVADGWKVTDWAGHGEPPRAGRG; via the coding sequence GTGAGCCGGCTGCTGCTGATCCGCCACGGGCAGACCACGTCGAATGTCAACCATGCCCTGGACACCAGCCTGCCGGGCGCTGCGCTGACCGAACTCGGATGGTCGCAGGCGCGTGCCGCGGGGGAACGACTCGCCAGAGAATGGGCCGGCGATCGGGCCGAAGAGCGGGACAGGCAGGACGCCCCGCTGGCGATGGTGTCCTCGCAGGCGTTGCGGGCCCGTCAGACCGCCGCCGGAATCGCCCTCGGCGGCAGTGGCCGAGGGCTGCATCTGGAACGCACCGCGCCGGGCAGTGACTTCGCCGACGCCCTGTCACAACTGGCCGAGCTGGAGGTCACCGACGGGCTCGCCCACGGGGAGGAAGGCCCGGAAGAGTCCACGACCGCGGGAGCTCCGGCCGCTCTCGGAGGCGGCACGGGGACTCGTCCCACGCTGACCGACGGCGCTGCGGCAGCGCTGCACCGGCCGCTTCCTCTGGTGATGCCGGGCGCGGTACCCGGGATCTCCGAGATTCCGGCGGGGCAGTACGAGATGAGGATGGATCCGGACGCGCACTACGGCTACCACCGCACCTTCGCCGAATGGTTGGGTGGATCGATGGACCTGCCCGTCCCGGGAGCTTCCACCGGACGAGAGGTCGTCGGACGGTACCTGGGAACCCTGCTGCCGGTGCTGTCCACCGCACAGCGCGCCGGGTCGGATCTGGCGGTCGTCAGCCACGGTGCGGTGATCCGCCTGATCGCCGCCTACCTGGGGAGGGTCGATCCCGAGTTTGCGGTGCGCACGCTGCTGCCCAACACGCTGCGGGTGGATCTCGAGGTCCCCGACCTCGGTGGGTCCCTCCGTCCGGAGGATCTCAGCGAGGTGGTCGCCGACGGGTGGAAGGTCACGGACTGGGCCGGTCACGGTGAGCCGCCCCGGGCAGGGAGGGGCTGA
- a CDS encoding lysophospholipid acyltransferase family protein: MWIPKGFEIPTGVPDTPAHPESKELFYGRVIIPLAKFWMRYVQRLKVEIYHPERIPTDGGAVLAVNHTGYWDFVFGGIPSAMNGGRLVRFMAKKEIWDNPVAGPAMSGCHHIPVDRADGGGSVREATRRAAGGELIGIFPEATISRSFEIKEFKDGAARIAQDAGVPLIPVVLWGSQRIWTKGRKPIWRPKDASLILSVGEPVDLSGSSREATDRLHESMVEILDTSRARYAEVFGPFEDGEYWMPASLGGSAPSLDEATMKDREDAAKRREERIRRDAEKAAGVTPEKKKSLLGRLRGKLGR, encoded by the coding sequence ATGTGGATTCCCAAAGGCTTCGAGATCCCTACGGGTGTGCCTGACACACCCGCCCACCCGGAATCGAAGGAGCTGTTCTACGGGCGGGTGATCATCCCCCTCGCGAAGTTCTGGATGCGTTATGTCCAGCGGCTGAAGGTCGAGATCTACCACCCGGAGCGCATTCCCACCGACGGTGGGGCGGTGCTGGCGGTGAACCACACCGGTTACTGGGACTTCGTCTTCGGCGGTATCCCCTCGGCGATGAACGGGGGACGACTGGTGCGGTTCATGGCGAAGAAGGAGATCTGGGACAACCCGGTCGCCGGTCCCGCCATGTCGGGCTGCCACCACATCCCGGTGGACCGTGCTGACGGCGGCGGTTCGGTGCGTGAGGCGACCCGTCGTGCTGCAGGTGGGGAGCTCATCGGAATATTCCCGGAGGCCACCATCTCCCGCTCGTTCGAGATCAAGGAGTTCAAGGATGGTGCCGCCCGCATCGCGCAGGACGCCGGGGTTCCGTTGATCCCGGTGGTGTTGTGGGGATCGCAGCGTATCTGGACGAAGGGGCGGAAGCCGATCTGGCGTCCGAAGGACGCCTCGCTGATCCTTTCCGTCGGTGAGCCGGTGGACCTCAGTGGCTCGTCGCGGGAAGCCACCGACCGTCTCCACGAGTCGATGGTCGAGATCCTCGACACGTCCCGTGCGCGTTACGCCGAGGTGTTCGGACCGTTCGAGGACGGCGAGTACTGGATGCCTGCGTCGTTGGGCGGGTCGGCACCGTCGCTGGACGAAGCGACGATGAAAGACCGGGAAGACGCGGCGAAGCGTAGGGAAGAGCGGATCCGCCGGGACGCGGAGAAAGCGGCAGGCGTGACTCCGGAGAAGAAGAAGTCCCTGCTGGGGCGGCTCCGCGGGAAGCTGGGACGTTAG
- a CDS encoding metallopeptidase family protein: protein MIDVSDDDFEELVDRGLRLIPRQLLDALDNVAIVVEDHNDEDPSILGLYHGVALTERSVEWPTFLPDKISIYKDALCRYCSTHDQLVEEVAVTVVHEIGHHFGIDDARLHELGWG, encoded by the coding sequence GTGATCGACGTCAGTGACGACGACTTCGAGGAACTCGTCGACCGCGGTCTCCGCCTCATACCGCGACAGCTCCTTGACGCGCTCGACAATGTCGCCATCGTCGTGGAGGACCACAATGACGAGGACCCGTCGATCCTCGGGCTCTACCATGGCGTGGCGCTGACGGAACGCTCCGTGGAGTGGCCCACATTCCTCCCGGACAAGATCAGCATCTACAAAGATGCCCTCTGTCGCTACTGTTCCACCCACGACCAGCTCGTCGAGGAAGTGGCGGTCACCGTGGTCCACGAGATCGGCCACCATTTCGGCATCGACGACGCGCGCCTGCACGAACTCGGCTGGGGTTAG
- the serS gene encoding serine--tRNA ligase: MIDLKFLRENPDVVRESQRTRGEDPALVDRLLDADQRRREAIAAADTARAEQKAFSKSMGKAMKDASDEERASLRAEGKTRSAAVKELEDAQSAAESDVQDLQMRLSNVVSGAPAGGEDDFVVLEHIGEPREFDFEPKDHLELGESLGLIDMERGAKVSGARFYFLTGDGALLQLGMLQLAAQKARDHGFQLMIPPVLVRPEIMAGTGFLGAHADEIYRLEADDMYLVGTSEVALAGYHKDEIIDLSDGPVRYAGWSSCFRREAGSYGKDTRGILRVHQFDKVEMFVYCRPEDAEQQHQELLAMEKDMLAAVQVPYRVIDVAGGDLGSSASRKFDTEAWVPTQSAYRELTSTSNCTTFQARRLKTRYRDEDGKAQTAATLNGTLATTRWLVAILENNQQADGSVVVPEALRPFVGKDVLTPR; encoded by the coding sequence ATGATTGATCTCAAGTTCCTGCGGGAGAACCCTGACGTCGTCCGTGAATCCCAGCGCACCCGCGGCGAGGACCCGGCGCTCGTCGATCGGCTCCTGGACGCTGACCAGCGTCGCCGCGAGGCCATCGCTGCAGCTGACACGGCTCGGGCTGAGCAGAAGGCATTCTCGAAGTCCATGGGCAAGGCCATGAAGGATGCGTCGGACGAGGAACGCGCGTCCCTGCGTGCGGAGGGCAAGACCCGTTCTGCCGCGGTGAAGGAACTTGAGGACGCACAGTCGGCTGCGGAGTCGGATGTGCAGGACCTGCAGATGCGACTGTCGAATGTCGTCTCCGGCGCTCCGGCCGGTGGGGAGGACGACTTCGTGGTGCTGGAGCACATCGGTGAACCCCGCGAGTTCGACTTCGAGCCGAAGGACCACCTCGAGCTCGGGGAGTCCCTCGGGCTGATCGACATGGAACGGGGCGCGAAGGTATCGGGCGCCCGTTTCTACTTCCTCACCGGTGACGGGGCGCTGCTCCAGCTCGGCATGCTGCAGCTGGCGGCGCAGAAGGCGCGTGACCACGGCTTCCAGCTGATGATCCCGCCGGTGTTGGTGCGTCCGGAGATTATGGCCGGCACCGGTTTCCTCGGTGCGCACGCCGACGAGATCTACCGGCTCGAGGCGGACGACATGTATCTCGTCGGCACCAGCGAGGTGGCGCTGGCCGGGTACCACAAGGACGAGATCATCGACCTGTCGGACGGGCCGGTGCGGTACGCCGGCTGGTCGTCCTGCTTCCGTCGCGAGGCCGGCTCTTACGGCAAGGACACCCGCGGTATCCTGCGCGTGCACCAGTTCGACAAGGTCGAGATGTTCGTCTACTGCCGTCCGGAGGATGCCGAACAGCAGCACCAGGAGCTGCTGGCGATGGAGAAGGACATGCTCGCCGCCGTGCAGGTCCCCTACCGCGTGATCGACGTGGCCGGTGGCGACCTCGGTTCTTCGGCGTCCCGTAAGTTCGACACGGAGGCATGGGTCCCGACCCAGAGCGCCTACCGTGAGCTGACTTCCACGTCCAACTGCACCACTTTCCAGGCGCGGCGCCTCAAGACCCGCTACCGTGATGAGGACGGCAAGGCGCAGACGGCCGCCACCCTCAACGGCACCCTCGCCACCACCCGCTGGCTTGTCGCGATCCTGGAGAACAACCAGCAGGCGGACGGTTCAGTCGTCGTGCCCGAGGCCCTGCGACCCTTCGTGGGGAAGGACGTCCTGACCCCGAGGTGA
- a CDS encoding AMP-binding protein produces MFEQLSYDLKGAAKGAKAFVDTGFLKGSNLASGLGVAKALGRYGTSLAGLLEGSAARFPSRLALVDDDGELTYQELAKYSRLTAHTLASHGITSDSRVGIMARNGRGFLFPLAAKGYLGYTVFLLNVGASKNQIAEIVREHKLDVIFYDSEFDDRFPEDLSDFGATLVHADAAEGHRTDIDYPTIEDFWANPGDHDNAFPGRPNQGGVILMSSGTSGTPKAVQHTEPSFPVGVLGPVLKGLGVKAGDRLQLTASLFHVLGWGAAVLAITAGCTLVTQRVFKPDVVLKQVQDYKCTGMLSSAVFLKDVLAVDDGSYDLSTMTWILNAGNAMSEDLVRGLQERYGNILSSGYGSTEGLLVAYATPEDLTEDPLTAGHRVWNGRLELLDPETGKPVAPGEVGIIHAHNAMSMKGYLGNRDKPDYRDGMLDLGDKGVIDPQTGRLRVLGRNNDMIIVGGENIWPTSVSDIIDRVDGVAESYCVGVEDDEKFQRVKAYVVTDGSADLSEDDIRTHVRENFMAPAVPRDVVLMDQPLPRNPIGKVVKRELEAFG; encoded by the coding sequence GTGTTTGAACAGCTGTCCTATGACCTCAAAGGTGCTGCAAAGGGAGCCAAGGCCTTCGTAGACACCGGATTCCTCAAGGGATCCAATCTTGCCAGTGGCCTGGGGGTGGCCAAGGCACTGGGACGTTACGGCACCAGTCTCGCCGGTCTCCTTGAGGGGTCCGCCGCCCGTTTCCCCTCGCGTCTGGCTCTCGTCGACGACGACGGTGAGCTGACGTACCAGGAGTTGGCCAAATACTCCCGGCTCACCGCTCACACGCTGGCCAGCCACGGCATCACCTCCGACAGCCGTGTCGGCATCATGGCCCGCAACGGCCGTGGGTTCCTCTTCCCCCTGGCGGCCAAGGGCTACCTCGGCTACACCGTGTTCCTGCTGAACGTCGGGGCCAGTAAGAACCAGATCGCCGAGATCGTCCGGGAGCACAAGCTCGACGTCATCTTCTACGACTCCGAGTTCGACGACCGTTTTCCTGAAGATCTCAGTGACTTCGGCGCGACCCTCGTCCACGCGGACGCCGCCGAGGGGCACCGTACGGACATTGACTACCCGACCATCGAGGACTTCTGGGCAAACCCGGGTGACCACGACAACGCGTTCCCGGGACGTCCGAATCAGGGTGGGGTCATCCTGATGTCCTCCGGTACCAGCGGAACGCCGAAGGCTGTCCAGCACACGGAACCCAGTTTCCCCGTCGGCGTCCTCGGCCCCGTGCTCAAGGGCCTGGGGGTCAAGGCCGGTGACCGGCTCCAGCTCACCGCCAGCCTTTTCCACGTGCTCGGCTGGGGCGCCGCGGTCCTGGCGATCACCGCGGGCTGCACCCTGGTCACTCAGCGTGTCTTCAAGCCGGACGTTGTCCTGAAGCAGGTGCAGGACTACAAGTGCACCGGCATGCTCAGCTCTGCGGTCTTCCTCAAGGACGTTCTGGCCGTGGACGACGGATCCTATGACCTGTCGACGATGACGTGGATCCTCAACGCCGGGAACGCCATGAGCGAAGACCTCGTGCGCGGTCTGCAGGAGCGCTACGGCAACATCCTGTCCAGCGGCTACGGTTCCACCGAAGGCCTGCTCGTGGCCTACGCTACCCCGGAGGATCTCACGGAAGATCCGCTTACCGCCGGACACCGGGTCTGGAACGGCCGCCTGGAACTGCTCGACCCGGAGACCGGGAAACCGGTGGCTCCCGGCGAGGTCGGTATCATCCACGCCCACAATGCGATGTCGATGAAGGGATACCTCGGTAACCGGGACAAGCCCGATTACCGCGACGGGATGCTGGACCTCGGTGACAAGGGCGTCATTGATCCGCAGACCGGCCGCCTGCGCGTGCTGGGGCGCAATAACGACATGATCATCGTCGGTGGAGAGAACATCTGGCCGACCTCTGTGTCCGACATCATTGACCGGGTAGACGGTGTCGCGGAGTCCTACTGTGTCGGGGTGGAAGACGACGAGAAGTTCCAGCGCGTCAAGGCGTATGTCGTCACTGACGGGTCCGCCGACCTGAGTGAGGACGACATCCGCACCCATGTGCGGGAGAACTTCATGGCTCCGGCTGTCCCGCGCGACGTGGTGCTGATGGACCAGCCGCTGCCGCGCAACCCGATCGGTAAGGTCGTCAAGCGGGAGCTGGAGGCCTTCGGCTGA
- the pheA gene encoding prephenate dehydratase — MSDIETVAYLGPRGTFTEQAVLNLTAAGHLPEDVAHRTVASPAEALDLVRCGEVDRAVVALESSVDGPVTQTFDSLADGAPVQILREHDVPVVFSILVRPGTRLEDVRTFTTHPVAQAQVWRWAAEHLPHAEFIPASSNGAAAAAVAAGEADAAAAPARAGALHGLETVAEGVADVAGAHTRFVLVGLPQEPTARTGHDRTAIVLQVPNVPASLVMALMELATRRVDMSRIESRPTREKAGTYNFHVELVGHLQDDAVAEALAGLHRYCDRIRFLGSWPQEGWVGGVDGPDGSVPPDYAASWEWIQGLRGLGDGGQP, encoded by the coding sequence ATGAGCGACATCGAGACGGTGGCCTATCTCGGCCCACGCGGAACCTTCACCGAACAGGCCGTCCTGAACCTGACGGCCGCCGGCCACCTGCCGGAGGATGTCGCCCACCGCACCGTAGCCTCCCCGGCGGAGGCACTCGACCTGGTCCGGTGTGGCGAGGTGGACCGGGCCGTCGTCGCGCTGGAAAGCAGCGTCGACGGCCCGGTCACGCAGACCTTCGACTCCCTGGCTGACGGAGCACCGGTGCAGATCCTGCGGGAACACGATGTCCCTGTCGTGTTCTCGATCCTCGTACGGCCCGGCACCCGGCTCGAGGACGTCCGGACGTTCACCACTCACCCCGTCGCACAGGCACAGGTGTGGCGGTGGGCCGCCGAACATCTGCCCCACGCAGAGTTCATCCCCGCAAGCTCCAACGGCGCCGCCGCTGCCGCTGTCGCCGCGGGTGAGGCGGACGCCGCGGCGGCACCGGCACGTGCCGGTGCCCTCCACGGGCTGGAGACCGTCGCTGAGGGCGTCGCAGACGTTGCCGGGGCACACACACGTTTCGTCCTTGTGGGCCTGCCTCAGGAGCCGACCGCCCGCACCGGACATGACCGCACGGCCATTGTCCTGCAGGTTCCCAATGTGCCGGCGTCGCTGGTGATGGCGCTGATGGAGCTGGCCACCCGCCGTGTCGACATGTCACGCATCGAGTCGCGCCCGACCCGGGAGAAGGCGGGCACCTACAACTTCCACGTGGAACTCGTCGGTCATCTGCAGGATGACGCCGTCGCTGAAGCACTGGCGGGACTGCACCGCTACTGCGACCGCATCCGGTTCCTCGGGTCCTGGCCACAGGAAGGGTGGGTCGGCGGTGTCGACGGTCCCGACGGCTCCGTGCCACCCGACTACGCCGCCTCCTGGGAGTGGATTCAGGGGCTGAGGGGACTGGGGGACGGTGGTCAGCCGTGA
- a CDS encoding HAD family hydrolase — MTASPAVPAAPTLVVSDLDGTLVTSAERVSPRACAVINRLVSAGATFIPASGRPARWMLPVIEQLGLRPMCVCANGAVVYDSAADRITYAAELPAGVLSQVTATISEATGPWLADQGLPPVTFAAERAGRSAFDRADELFAVQPEYPHAWDTEEHSVEPLDALCAVPAVKLLVRHEAMESSELFDLVNPVVDPTVAHVTWSFSGGLLEINVPGVSKLSGVAHALGDVDDGAAGAGRRAVPALDPSRVVAFGDMPNDVAMLQWAGMGVAMGNAVDEVTAIADHCTSSNDDDGVAEVLEQWF; from the coding sequence GTGACCGCCTCACCGGCTGTACCGGCTGCGCCGACGTTGGTCGTCAGCGACCTCGACGGCACGCTTGTCACCTCCGCTGAGCGTGTGTCGCCACGCGCCTGCGCCGTGATCAACCGCCTGGTATCCGCCGGGGCGACGTTCATTCCTGCCTCAGGTCGGCCCGCCCGGTGGATGCTTCCGGTGATTGAGCAGCTGGGGCTGCGGCCGATGTGTGTGTGCGCCAATGGGGCCGTGGTCTATGATTCGGCCGCTGACCGGATCACCTACGCCGCAGAGCTGCCGGCGGGCGTTCTGTCCCAGGTCACCGCCACTATTTCGGAGGCGACGGGGCCCTGGCTGGCTGACCAGGGGTTGCCGCCGGTGACTTTCGCGGCGGAGCGTGCGGGACGCAGCGCCTTTGACCGTGCCGACGAACTTTTCGCCGTGCAGCCGGAGTATCCGCACGCCTGGGACACTGAGGAACACTCGGTGGAGCCGCTGGACGCCCTGTGCGCCGTACCGGCGGTGAAGTTGCTGGTGCGCCACGAGGCGATGGAGAGTTCCGAGCTTTTCGACCTGGTCAACCCGGTCGTTGATCCGACAGTCGCGCACGTGACCTGGTCCTTCAGCGGGGGACTGCTGGAGATCAATGTGCCCGGTGTCTCGAAGCTGTCCGGTGTGGCGCACGCGTTGGGGGACGTGGATGACGGCGCGGCGGGGGCGGGGCGGCGGGCCGTTCCCGCGCTCGACCCTTCACGCGTCGTGGCGTTCGGGGACATGCCCAATGATGTGGCGATGCTCCAGTGGGCGGGGATGGGCGTGGCCATGGGTAACGCGGTCGATGAAGTGACCGCCATCGCCGACCACTGCACGTCCTCGAATGACGACGACGGTGTCGCTGAGGTGCTGGAGCAGTGGTTCTGA